The following are encoded in a window of Megalobrama amblycephala isolate DHTTF-2021 linkage group LG19, ASM1881202v1, whole genome shotgun sequence genomic DNA:
- the LOC125254804 gene encoding extracellular calcium-sensing receptor-like isoform X1, whose amino-acid sequence MWTTLSICLYVSFNFISAASIRKSGTCQLQGHFRLNGMYQAGDVILGGLFEVHFRTVFPELSFRTEPEPPYCEQFDMASFQQAQTMVFAIDEINKNPNLLPNITLGYHLYDNCVMLGMAFRAALSLFSGTEESLSNLNCTGSPPVIGIVGDSNSTPSIAISSVLGLFRVPIVSYFATCSCLSNRKKYPSFFRTIPSDAFQVRAMIKILSHFGWTWVGFVYSDDDYGNYAAQSFLQNVHVLGGCVAFSEILPLDNNHKDIQRIVGVIQASTARVVVVFSTSTYVLPLMDEVVLQNVTGRQWIASEAWATSPVFHTQRLLRFLGGTLGIAIRRGEIKGLHEFLQHLRPNNDQRNNMVKIFWENMFGCRFNTGGRGDKMCSGQEDLSSTYTAYTDVSELRASYNVYKTVYALAHALHDLMQCEERRGPFSGNSCADITNLQPWQLVHYLQKVNFTTGFGDHVSFDENGDVLAIYDVMNWQPNSDGSIIVRTVGVVNEGAATGNVLTLNEDAIYWNFETNKPPRSVCSESCPPGTRRARKKGLPVCCFDCLPCADGEISNTTDANECTICPDEFWSNPDKDQCVPKEVEFLSYEEPLGISLTTASLLGTCFCALVMVIFAHHRNTPIVRANNSELSFLLLMSLKLCFLCVLLFIGRPQLWTCQSRHAVFGISFVLCISSILVKTMVVIAVFKSSRPEGKGTMKWFGIAQQRGTVLVLTALQVVICIVWLSTASPTPHKNSQYISSKIVYECAIGSVAGFAVLLGYIGFLAAVSFLLAFLARNLPDHFNEAKFITFSMLIFCAVWIAFVPAYVSSPGKYAVAVEIFAILASSFGLLVAIFAPKCYIILLHPEKNTKKAIIGRETKKK is encoded by the exons ATGTGGACCACTCTAAGCATCTGCCTGTATGTGTCCTTTAACTTTATTTCTGCAGCTTCAATCCGCAAATCAGGTACCTGTCAGCTCCAGGGACACTTCAGGTTGAATGGGATGTACCAGGCTGGGGATGTTATACTTGGAGGCCTTTTTGAGGTTCACTTCCGTACAGTGTTCCCAGAACTGAGCTTCAGAACAGAACCAGAACCACCTTACTGTGAGCA ATTTGATATGGCAAGTTTCCAGCAGGCACAAACCATGGTTTTTGCAATAGATGAGATCAATAAGAATCCAAACCTGCTGCCTAACATCACTCTTGGTTACCATCTTTATGACAACTGTGTGATGCTAGGAATGGCATTCCGGGCTGCCTTATCCCTGTTTAGTGGAACAGAGGAGTCCTTATCTAACCTCAACTGTACTGGCTCTCCTCCAGTTATTGGGATTGTGGGAGACTCAAATTCCACTCCTTCTATTGCGATTTCTAGTGTTCTGGGACTATTTCGAGTACCTATA GTTAGCTACTTTGCCACCTGTTCCTGTTTGAGTAACAGAAAAAAATACCCTTCTTTCTTCAGAACTATCCCCAGTGATGCCTTCCAAGTGCGGGCTATGATTAAGATTTTAAGCCATTTTGGATGGACCTGGGTTGGTTTTGTCTACAGTGATGATGACTATGGCAACTATGCTGCTCAATCCTTCCTCCAGAATGTGCATGTATTAGGAGGGTGTGTTGCATTTTCTGAAATCTTGCCTCTAGATAACAACCACAAAGATATACAGCGTATAGTGGGAGTGATTCAGGCCTCTACTGCAAGAGTGGTGGTGGTGTTCTCCACTTCAACATATGTGTTGCCTTTGATGGACGAGGTGGTATTGCAGAATGTAACAGGCAGACAGTGGATTGCGAGTGAAGCTTGGGCTACTTCACCTGTGTTTCACACTCAGCGTCTTTTACGCTTTCTGGGGGGCACACTGGGCATCGCCATCAGGCGTGGAGAAATCAAAGGACTTCATGAATTTCTGCAACACCTCCGTCCTAACAATGATCAAAGAAACAATATGGTGAAAATCTTCTGGGAAAACATGTTTGGGTGCAGGTTTAACACTGGAGGTAGAGGAGACAAAATGTGTTCAGGGCAAGAGGATCTGAGCAGCACATACACGGCATACACAGATGTATCAGAGCTGAGGGCCTCATATAATGTGTATAAAACAGTTTATGCCCTGGCACATGCGCTTCATGACCTGATGCAGTGTGAGGAGAGAAGAGGGCCATTCagtggaaacagttgtgctgacaTAACAAACCTACAGCCCTGGCAA CTGGTTCACTACCTCCAGAAAGTGAACTTCACCACAGGCTTTGGGGATCATGTGTCATTTGATGAGAATGGAGATGTTCTTGCCATATATGATGTGATGAACTGGCAGCCAAACTCTGATGGATCAATCATCGTCCGCACAGTTGGTGTGGTCAACGAAGGGGCAGCAACAGGGAATGTTCTCACACTGAATGAAGATGCAATATACTGGAACTTTGAGACAAATAAA CCCCCAAGGTCTGTTTGCAGTGAGAGCTGCCCCCCAGGAACCAGACGAGCCAGGAAGAAGGGCCTTCCTGTCTGCTGTTTTGACTGCCTGCCATGTGCAGATGGAGAGATTTCTAATACAACTG ATGCTAACGAATGCACAATATGTCCAGATGAGTTCTGGTCCAATCCAGATAAGGATCAGTGTGTCCCCAAAGAAGTAGAGTTTCTGTCCTATGAGGAACCTCTGGGCATCTCTCTGACCACTGCTTCTCTGCTCGGCACCTGCTTCTGCGCTCTTGTGATGGTCATCTTCGCTCATCACCGTAACACTCCTATTGTACGTGCCAACAATTCAGAGCTCAGCTTCCTGCTGCTGATGTCACTCAAACTGTGTTTCCTGTGTGTGCTGCTGTTCATTGGACGGCCGCAATTGTGGACGTGTCAGTCAAGACATGCTGTGTTTGGCATAAGCTTTGTCCTGTGCATCTCAAGCATCCTGGTCAAGACTATGGTGGTAATAGCTGTGTTCAAATCATCTCGACCTGAGGGTAAAGGCACAATGAAATGGTTTGGAATAGCCCAACAAAGAGGCACAGTTCTTGTCCTAACCGCCCTCCAGGTGGTAATATGCATAGTCTGGCTATCAACTGCTTCTCCAACTCCCCATAAAAATAGCCAGTATATTAGCTCCAAAATAGTATATGAATGTGCTATTGGCTCAGTGGCTGGGTTTGCAGTGCTTCTGGGCTACATTGGCTTTCTGGCAGCAGTAAGTTTCCTCTTAGCCTTTCTGGCAAGAAATCTTCCAGATCATTTTAACGAAGCAAAGTTCATTACTTTTAGCATGTTGATCTTTTGTGCTGTCTGGATTGCGTTTGTTCCAGCATATGTGAGCTCACCAGGGAAATATGCAGTGGCTGTGGAGATATTTGCCATCCTAGCTTCCAGTTTTGGATTATTGGTGGCCATATTTGCCCCAAAGTGCTACATAATCCTTTTACATCcagagaaaaacactaaaaaagCCATCATTGGAagagaaacaaagaaaaaatag
- the LOC125254804 gene encoding extracellular calcium-sensing receptor-like isoform X2, whose amino-acid sequence MASFQQAQTMVFAIDEINKNPNLLPNITLGYHLYDNCVMLGMAFRAALSLFSGTEESLSNLNCTGSPPVIGIVGDSNSTPSIAISSVLGLFRVPIVSYFATCSCLSNRKKYPSFFRTIPSDAFQVRAMIKILSHFGWTWVGFVYSDDDYGNYAAQSFLQNVHVLGGCVAFSEILPLDNNHKDIQRIVGVIQASTARVVVVFSTSTYVLPLMDEVVLQNVTGRQWIASEAWATSPVFHTQRLLRFLGGTLGIAIRRGEIKGLHEFLQHLRPNNDQRNNMVKIFWENMFGCRFNTGGRGDKMCSGQEDLSSTYTAYTDVSELRASYNVYKTVYALAHALHDLMQCEERRGPFSGNSCADITNLQPWQLVHYLQKVNFTTGFGDHVSFDENGDVLAIYDVMNWQPNSDGSIIVRTVGVVNEGAATGNVLTLNEDAIYWNFETNKPPRSVCSESCPPGTRRARKKGLPVCCFDCLPCADGEISNTTDANECTICPDEFWSNPDKDQCVPKEVEFLSYEEPLGISLTTASLLGTCFCALVMVIFAHHRNTPIVRANNSELSFLLLMSLKLCFLCVLLFIGRPQLWTCQSRHAVFGISFVLCISSILVKTMVVIAVFKSSRPEGKGTMKWFGIAQQRGTVLVLTALQVVICIVWLSTASPTPHKNSQYISSKIVYECAIGSVAGFAVLLGYIGFLAAVSFLLAFLARNLPDHFNEAKFITFSMLIFCAVWIAFVPAYVSSPGKYAVAVEIFAILASSFGLLVAIFAPKCYIILLHPEKNTKKAIIGRETKKK is encoded by the exons ATGGCAAGTTTCCAGCAGGCACAAACCATGGTTTTTGCAATAGATGAGATCAATAAGAATCCAAACCTGCTGCCTAACATCACTCTTGGTTACCATCTTTATGACAACTGTGTGATGCTAGGAATGGCATTCCGGGCTGCCTTATCCCTGTTTAGTGGAACAGAGGAGTCCTTATCTAACCTCAACTGTACTGGCTCTCCTCCAGTTATTGGGATTGTGGGAGACTCAAATTCCACTCCTTCTATTGCGATTTCTAGTGTTCTGGGACTATTTCGAGTACCTATA GTTAGCTACTTTGCCACCTGTTCCTGTTTGAGTAACAGAAAAAAATACCCTTCTTTCTTCAGAACTATCCCCAGTGATGCCTTCCAAGTGCGGGCTATGATTAAGATTTTAAGCCATTTTGGATGGACCTGGGTTGGTTTTGTCTACAGTGATGATGACTATGGCAACTATGCTGCTCAATCCTTCCTCCAGAATGTGCATGTATTAGGAGGGTGTGTTGCATTTTCTGAAATCTTGCCTCTAGATAACAACCACAAAGATATACAGCGTATAGTGGGAGTGATTCAGGCCTCTACTGCAAGAGTGGTGGTGGTGTTCTCCACTTCAACATATGTGTTGCCTTTGATGGACGAGGTGGTATTGCAGAATGTAACAGGCAGACAGTGGATTGCGAGTGAAGCTTGGGCTACTTCACCTGTGTTTCACACTCAGCGTCTTTTACGCTTTCTGGGGGGCACACTGGGCATCGCCATCAGGCGTGGAGAAATCAAAGGACTTCATGAATTTCTGCAACACCTCCGTCCTAACAATGATCAAAGAAACAATATGGTGAAAATCTTCTGGGAAAACATGTTTGGGTGCAGGTTTAACACTGGAGGTAGAGGAGACAAAATGTGTTCAGGGCAAGAGGATCTGAGCAGCACATACACGGCATACACAGATGTATCAGAGCTGAGGGCCTCATATAATGTGTATAAAACAGTTTATGCCCTGGCACATGCGCTTCATGACCTGATGCAGTGTGAGGAGAGAAGAGGGCCATTCagtggaaacagttgtgctgacaTAACAAACCTACAGCCCTGGCAA CTGGTTCACTACCTCCAGAAAGTGAACTTCACCACAGGCTTTGGGGATCATGTGTCATTTGATGAGAATGGAGATGTTCTTGCCATATATGATGTGATGAACTGGCAGCCAAACTCTGATGGATCAATCATCGTCCGCACAGTTGGTGTGGTCAACGAAGGGGCAGCAACAGGGAATGTTCTCACACTGAATGAAGATGCAATATACTGGAACTTTGAGACAAATAAA CCCCCAAGGTCTGTTTGCAGTGAGAGCTGCCCCCCAGGAACCAGACGAGCCAGGAAGAAGGGCCTTCCTGTCTGCTGTTTTGACTGCCTGCCATGTGCAGATGGAGAGATTTCTAATACAACTG ATGCTAACGAATGCACAATATGTCCAGATGAGTTCTGGTCCAATCCAGATAAGGATCAGTGTGTCCCCAAAGAAGTAGAGTTTCTGTCCTATGAGGAACCTCTGGGCATCTCTCTGACCACTGCTTCTCTGCTCGGCACCTGCTTCTGCGCTCTTGTGATGGTCATCTTCGCTCATCACCGTAACACTCCTATTGTACGTGCCAACAATTCAGAGCTCAGCTTCCTGCTGCTGATGTCACTCAAACTGTGTTTCCTGTGTGTGCTGCTGTTCATTGGACGGCCGCAATTGTGGACGTGTCAGTCAAGACATGCTGTGTTTGGCATAAGCTTTGTCCTGTGCATCTCAAGCATCCTGGTCAAGACTATGGTGGTAATAGCTGTGTTCAAATCATCTCGACCTGAGGGTAAAGGCACAATGAAATGGTTTGGAATAGCCCAACAAAGAGGCACAGTTCTTGTCCTAACCGCCCTCCAGGTGGTAATATGCATAGTCTGGCTATCAACTGCTTCTCCAACTCCCCATAAAAATAGCCAGTATATTAGCTCCAAAATAGTATATGAATGTGCTATTGGCTCAGTGGCTGGGTTTGCAGTGCTTCTGGGCTACATTGGCTTTCTGGCAGCAGTAAGTTTCCTCTTAGCCTTTCTGGCAAGAAATCTTCCAGATCATTTTAACGAAGCAAAGTTCATTACTTTTAGCATGTTGATCTTTTGTGCTGTCTGGATTGCGTTTGTTCCAGCATATGTGAGCTCACCAGGGAAATATGCAGTGGCTGTGGAGATATTTGCCATCCTAGCTTCCAGTTTTGGATTATTGGTGGCCATATTTGCCCCAAAGTGCTACATAATCCTTTTACATCcagagaaaaacactaaaaaagCCATCATTGGAagagaaacaaagaaaaaatag
- the LOC125254804 gene encoding extracellular calcium-sensing receptor-like isoform X3: MWTTLSICLYVSFNFISAASIRKSGTCQLQGHFRLNGMYQAGDVILGGLFEVHFRTVFPELSFRTEPEPPYCEQFDMASFQQAQTMVFAIDEINKNPNLLPNITLGYHLYDNCVMLGMAFRAALSLFSGTEESLSNLNCTGSPPVIGIVGDSNSTPSIAISSVLGLFRVPIVSYFATCSCLSNRKKYPSFFRTIPSDAFQVRAMIKILSHFGWTWVGFVYSDDDYGNYAAQSFLQNVHVLGGCVAFSEILPLDNNHKDIQRIVGVIQASTARVVVVFSTSTYVLPLMDEVVLQNVTGRQWIASEAWATSPVFHTQRLLRFLGGTLGIAIRRGEIKGLHEFLQHLRPNNDQRNNMVKIFWENMFGCRFNTGGRGDKMCSGQEDLSSTYTAYTDVSELRASYNVYKTVYALAHALHDLMQCEERRGPFSGNSCADITNLQPWQLVHYLQKVNFTTGFGDHVSFDENGDVLAIYDVMNWQPNSDGSIIVRTVGVVNEGAATGNVLTLNEDAIYWNFETNKPPRSVCSESCPPGTRRARKKGLPVCCFDCLPCADGEISNTTDANECTICPDEFWSNPDKDQCVPKEVEFLSYEEPLGISLTTASLLGTCFCALVMVIFAHHRNTPIVRANNSELSFLLLMSLKLCFLCVLLFIGRPQLWTCQSRHAVFGISFVLCISSILVKTMVVIAVFKSSRPEGKGTMKWFGIAQQRGTVLVLTALQVVICIVWLSTASPTPHKNSQYISSKIVYECAIGSVAGFAVLLGYIGFLAAHM; the protein is encoded by the exons ATGTGGACCACTCTAAGCATCTGCCTGTATGTGTCCTTTAACTTTATTTCTGCAGCTTCAATCCGCAAATCAGGTACCTGTCAGCTCCAGGGACACTTCAGGTTGAATGGGATGTACCAGGCTGGGGATGTTATACTTGGAGGCCTTTTTGAGGTTCACTTCCGTACAGTGTTCCCAGAACTGAGCTTCAGAACAGAACCAGAACCACCTTACTGTGAGCA ATTTGATATGGCAAGTTTCCAGCAGGCACAAACCATGGTTTTTGCAATAGATGAGATCAATAAGAATCCAAACCTGCTGCCTAACATCACTCTTGGTTACCATCTTTATGACAACTGTGTGATGCTAGGAATGGCATTCCGGGCTGCCTTATCCCTGTTTAGTGGAACAGAGGAGTCCTTATCTAACCTCAACTGTACTGGCTCTCCTCCAGTTATTGGGATTGTGGGAGACTCAAATTCCACTCCTTCTATTGCGATTTCTAGTGTTCTGGGACTATTTCGAGTACCTATA GTTAGCTACTTTGCCACCTGTTCCTGTTTGAGTAACAGAAAAAAATACCCTTCTTTCTTCAGAACTATCCCCAGTGATGCCTTCCAAGTGCGGGCTATGATTAAGATTTTAAGCCATTTTGGATGGACCTGGGTTGGTTTTGTCTACAGTGATGATGACTATGGCAACTATGCTGCTCAATCCTTCCTCCAGAATGTGCATGTATTAGGAGGGTGTGTTGCATTTTCTGAAATCTTGCCTCTAGATAACAACCACAAAGATATACAGCGTATAGTGGGAGTGATTCAGGCCTCTACTGCAAGAGTGGTGGTGGTGTTCTCCACTTCAACATATGTGTTGCCTTTGATGGACGAGGTGGTATTGCAGAATGTAACAGGCAGACAGTGGATTGCGAGTGAAGCTTGGGCTACTTCACCTGTGTTTCACACTCAGCGTCTTTTACGCTTTCTGGGGGGCACACTGGGCATCGCCATCAGGCGTGGAGAAATCAAAGGACTTCATGAATTTCTGCAACACCTCCGTCCTAACAATGATCAAAGAAACAATATGGTGAAAATCTTCTGGGAAAACATGTTTGGGTGCAGGTTTAACACTGGAGGTAGAGGAGACAAAATGTGTTCAGGGCAAGAGGATCTGAGCAGCACATACACGGCATACACAGATGTATCAGAGCTGAGGGCCTCATATAATGTGTATAAAACAGTTTATGCCCTGGCACATGCGCTTCATGACCTGATGCAGTGTGAGGAGAGAAGAGGGCCATTCagtggaaacagttgtgctgacaTAACAAACCTACAGCCCTGGCAA CTGGTTCACTACCTCCAGAAAGTGAACTTCACCACAGGCTTTGGGGATCATGTGTCATTTGATGAGAATGGAGATGTTCTTGCCATATATGATGTGATGAACTGGCAGCCAAACTCTGATGGATCAATCATCGTCCGCACAGTTGGTGTGGTCAACGAAGGGGCAGCAACAGGGAATGTTCTCACACTGAATGAAGATGCAATATACTGGAACTTTGAGACAAATAAA CCCCCAAGGTCTGTTTGCAGTGAGAGCTGCCCCCCAGGAACCAGACGAGCCAGGAAGAAGGGCCTTCCTGTCTGCTGTTTTGACTGCCTGCCATGTGCAGATGGAGAGATTTCTAATACAACTG ATGCTAACGAATGCACAATATGTCCAGATGAGTTCTGGTCCAATCCAGATAAGGATCAGTGTGTCCCCAAAGAAGTAGAGTTTCTGTCCTATGAGGAACCTCTGGGCATCTCTCTGACCACTGCTTCTCTGCTCGGCACCTGCTTCTGCGCTCTTGTGATGGTCATCTTCGCTCATCACCGTAACACTCCTATTGTACGTGCCAACAATTCAGAGCTCAGCTTCCTGCTGCTGATGTCACTCAAACTGTGTTTCCTGTGTGTGCTGCTGTTCATTGGACGGCCGCAATTGTGGACGTGTCAGTCAAGACATGCTGTGTTTGGCATAAGCTTTGTCCTGTGCATCTCAAGCATCCTGGTCAAGACTATGGTGGTAATAGCTGTGTTCAAATCATCTCGACCTGAGGGTAAAGGCACAATGAAATGGTTTGGAATAGCCCAACAAAGAGGCACAGTTCTTGTCCTAACCGCCCTCCAGGTGGTAATATGCATAGTCTGGCTATCAACTGCTTCTCCAACTCCCCATAAAAATAGCCAGTATATTAGCTCCAAAATAGTATATGAATGTGCTATTGGCTCAGTGGCTGGGTTTGCAGTGCTTCTGGGCTACATTGGCTTTCTGGCAGCA CATATGTGA